A genome region from Tursiops truncatus isolate mTurTru1 chromosome 15, mTurTru1.mat.Y, whole genome shotgun sequence includes the following:
- the NPEPL1 gene encoding probable aminopeptidase NPEPL1 isoform X2 produces MASVGLQFQASAGDADPQSRPLLLLGQLHHLHRVPWSHVRGKLLPRVTEELWQAALSTLNPSPTDSCPLYLNYATVAALPSRVSRHNSPSAAHFVTRLVRTCLPPGTHRCILMVCERSDAFASACALARAFPLFTQRSGASRRPEKKTVTVEFFLVGQDNGPVEVSTLQCLTSATEGVRLAARIVDTPCNEMNTDTFLEEIKKVGKELGIVPTVIRDEELKTRGFGGIYGVGKAALHPPALAVLSHTPDGATQTIAWVGKGIVYDTGGLSMKGKTTMPGMKRDCGGAAAVLGAFRAAVKQGFRDTLHAVFCLAENSVGPGATRPDDIHLLYSGKTVEINNTDAEGRLVLADGVSYACKDLGADIILDIATLTGAQGIATGKYHAAVLTNSAEWEAACMKAGRQCGDLVHPLVYCPELHFSEFTSAVADMKNSVADRDNGPSSCAGLFIASHIGFDWPGVWVHLDIAAPVHAAVRWTPRRRTWRGTPRSAGSCDAAAPPGGAGLFTSLCTD; encoded by the exons ATGGCGAGCGTGGGGCTGCAGTTCCAGGCGAGCGCCGGGGACGCGGACCCGCAGAGCCGGCCGCTGCTGCTGCTCGGGCAGCTGCACCACCTGCACCGCGTGCCCTGGAGCCACGTCCGCGGGAAGCTGCTGCCCCGGGTCACCGAGGAG CTCTGGCAGGCTGCCCTAAGCACGCTCAACCCCAGCCCCACGGACAGCTGTCCCCTCTACCTGAACTATGCCACCGTGGCCGCCCTGCCCTCCAGGGTGAGCCGGCACAATAGCCCCTCGGCCGCGCATTTCGTCACCCGGCTCGTGCGGACCTGCCTGCCGCCGGGAACCCATCGGTGCATTCTG ATGGTCTGTGAGCGGTCGGACGCCTTCGCCTCGGCCTGTGCCCTGGCCCGCGCTTTCCCACTCTTCACCCAACGCTCGGGGGCATCACGGCGCCCGGAGAAGAAGACCGTCACAGTGGAGTTTTTCCTGGTGGGACAAGACAACGGGCCAGTGGAAGTGTCCACTTTGCAA TGTTTAACAAGCGCCACAGAAGGCGTGCGGCTGGCAGCCCGCATCGTGGACACGCCCTGCAATGAGATGAACACAGACACCTTCCTCGAG GAGATTAAGAAAGTTGGAAAAGAACTGGGGATCGTCCCAACCGTTATCCGGGATGAGGAGCTGAAGACAAGAGGatttggag GGATCTACGGTGTGGGCAAGGCCgccctccaccccccagccctaGCCGTCCTCAGCCACACCCCGGACGGAGCCACCCAGACCATCGCGTGGGTGGGCAAGGGCATCGTCTACGACACCGGGGGTCTCAGCATGAAGGGGAAG ACCACCATGCCAGGGATGAAGAGGGACTGCGGGGGCGCCGCAGCCGTGCTGGGGGCCTTCAGAGCCGCCGTCAAGCAG GGTTTCAGAGACACCCTCCATGCCGTGTTCTGCCTGGCTGAGAACTCGGTGGGACCCGGCGCCACGAGGCCGGACGACATCCACCTGCTGTACTCAGGAAA GACTGTGGAAATCAACAACACGGACGCCGAGGGCAGGCTGGTGCTGGCGGATGGCGTGTCCTACGCGTGCAAGGACCTGGGCGCCGACATCATCCTGGACATCGCCACGCTGACCGGAGCTCAG GGCATCGCCACGGGCAAGTACCACGCGGCAGTGCTCACCAACAGCGCCGAGTGGGAGGCGGCCTGCATGAAGGCCGGGCGGCAGTGCGGGGACCTTGTGCACCCGCTCGTCTACTGCCCGGAGCTGCACTTCAGCGAGTTCACCTCGGCCGTGGCAGACATGAAGAACTCAGTGGCG GACCGGGACAACGGCCCCAGCTCCTGCGCCGGCCTTTTCATCGCCTCGCACATCGGCTTCGACTGGCCCGGGGTCTGGGTCCACCTGGACATCGCTGCGCCCGTGCACGCC GCTGTGAGGTGGACGCCCAGGAGGAGGACGTGGAGAGGGACTCCAAGAAGCGCAGGCTCGTGTGACGCGGCTGCCCCGCCCGGCGGCGCTGGGCTCTTTACCTCACTGTGCACTGATTAA
- the NPEPL1 gene encoding probable aminopeptidase NPEPL1 isoform X1 — translation MASVGLQFQASAGDADPQSRPLLLLGQLHHLHRVPWSHVRGKLLPRVTEELWQAALSTLNPSPTDSCPLYLNYATVAALPSRVSRHNSPSAAHFVTRLVRTCLPPGTHRCILMVCERSDAFASACALARAFPLFTQRSGASRRPEKKTVTVEFFLVGQDNGPVEVSTLQCLTSATEGVRLAARIVDTPCNEMNTDTFLEEIKKVGKELGIVPTVIRDEELKTRGFGGIYGVGKAALHPPALAVLSHTPDGATQTIAWVGKGIVYDTGGLSMKGKTTMPGMKRDCGGAAAVLGAFRAAVKQGFRDTLHAVFCLAENSVGPGATRPDDIHLLYSGKTVEINNTDAEGRLVLADGVSYACKDLGADIILDIATLTGAQGIATGKYHAAVLTNSAEWEAACMKAGRQCGDLVHPLVYCPELHFSEFTSAVADMKNSVADRDNGPSSCAGLFIASHIGFDWPGVWVHLDIAAPVHAGERATGFGVALLLALFGRASEDPLLNLVSPLGCEVDAQEEDVERDSKKRRLV, via the exons ATGGCGAGCGTGGGGCTGCAGTTCCAGGCGAGCGCCGGGGACGCGGACCCGCAGAGCCGGCCGCTGCTGCTGCTCGGGCAGCTGCACCACCTGCACCGCGTGCCCTGGAGCCACGTCCGCGGGAAGCTGCTGCCCCGGGTCACCGAGGAG CTCTGGCAGGCTGCCCTAAGCACGCTCAACCCCAGCCCCACGGACAGCTGTCCCCTCTACCTGAACTATGCCACCGTGGCCGCCCTGCCCTCCAGGGTGAGCCGGCACAATAGCCCCTCGGCCGCGCATTTCGTCACCCGGCTCGTGCGGACCTGCCTGCCGCCGGGAACCCATCGGTGCATTCTG ATGGTCTGTGAGCGGTCGGACGCCTTCGCCTCGGCCTGTGCCCTGGCCCGCGCTTTCCCACTCTTCACCCAACGCTCGGGGGCATCACGGCGCCCGGAGAAGAAGACCGTCACAGTGGAGTTTTTCCTGGTGGGACAAGACAACGGGCCAGTGGAAGTGTCCACTTTGCAA TGTTTAACAAGCGCCACAGAAGGCGTGCGGCTGGCAGCCCGCATCGTGGACACGCCCTGCAATGAGATGAACACAGACACCTTCCTCGAG GAGATTAAGAAAGTTGGAAAAGAACTGGGGATCGTCCCAACCGTTATCCGGGATGAGGAGCTGAAGACAAGAGGatttggag GGATCTACGGTGTGGGCAAGGCCgccctccaccccccagccctaGCCGTCCTCAGCCACACCCCGGACGGAGCCACCCAGACCATCGCGTGGGTGGGCAAGGGCATCGTCTACGACACCGGGGGTCTCAGCATGAAGGGGAAG ACCACCATGCCAGGGATGAAGAGGGACTGCGGGGGCGCCGCAGCCGTGCTGGGGGCCTTCAGAGCCGCCGTCAAGCAG GGTTTCAGAGACACCCTCCATGCCGTGTTCTGCCTGGCTGAGAACTCGGTGGGACCCGGCGCCACGAGGCCGGACGACATCCACCTGCTGTACTCAGGAAA GACTGTGGAAATCAACAACACGGACGCCGAGGGCAGGCTGGTGCTGGCGGATGGCGTGTCCTACGCGTGCAAGGACCTGGGCGCCGACATCATCCTGGACATCGCCACGCTGACCGGAGCTCAG GGCATCGCCACGGGCAAGTACCACGCGGCAGTGCTCACCAACAGCGCCGAGTGGGAGGCGGCCTGCATGAAGGCCGGGCGGCAGTGCGGGGACCTTGTGCACCCGCTCGTCTACTGCCCGGAGCTGCACTTCAGCGAGTTCACCTCGGCCGTGGCAGACATGAAGAACTCAGTGGCG GACCGGGACAACGGCCCCAGCTCCTGCGCCGGCCTTTTCATCGCCTCGCACATCGGCTTCGACTGGCCCGGGGTCTGGGTCCACCTGGACATCGCTGCGCCCGTGCACGCC GGTGAGCGGGCCACGGGCTTCGGTGTGGCTCTCCTGCTGGCGCTCTTCGGCCGGGCCTCTGAGGACCCTCTGCTGAACCTGGTGTCCCCGCTAGGCTGTGAGGTGGACGCCCAGGAGGAGGACGTGGAGAGGGACTCCAAGAAGCGCAGGCTCGTGTGA
- the STX16 gene encoding syntaxin-16 isoform X3, translating into MALVSGISLDPEAAIGVTKRLPPKWVDGVDEIQYDVGRIKQKMKELASLHDQHLNRPTLDDSLEQEHAIEITTQEITQLFHRCQRAVQALPSQARRACSEQEERLLRNVVGSLAQTLQELSARFRRAQSGYLKRLKNREERSQHFFDTSVPLMDDGDDNTLYDRGFTDDQLALVGQSTLMVDAREREVGRIVQSICDLNEIFRDLGAMIAEQGTVLDRIDYNVEQSCIKTEDGLKQLHKARLAVALAVGSSEADGALGAAPHGAGLSRRVNLSALRFPPVAEWLLVGGQARLGNRRPGQKVGGDGEVGQRRLHVLSRYGPQAVSLLSPSL; encoded by the exons ATACAGTACGATGTTGGCCGGATtaaacagaagatgaaggagtTAGCCAGCCTTCATGACCAGCACTTAAACAGACCCACCCTGGATGACAGCCTCGAGCAGGAGCATGCCATCGAAATAACCACCCAAGAGATCACGCAG CTCTTCCACAGGTGCCAGCGTGCGGTGCAGGCACTGCCCAGCCAGGCCCGCAGGGCCTGCTCGGAGCAGGAAGAGCGGCTGCTTCGCAACGTGGTGGGCTCCCTGGCGCAGACTCTGCAGGAGCTGTCCGCCCGCTTCCGGCGCGCGCAGTCGGGCTACCTCAAGC GCCTGAAGAATCGAGAGGAAAGATCCCAGCATTTTTTTGATACATCAGTACCACTGATGGACGATGGAGACGATAATACTCTTTATGATCGG GGTTTCACAGATGACCAGTTGGCGCTGGTGGGGCAGAGCACGCTGATGGTGGATGCGCGGGAGCGGGAGGTTGGCCGCATCGTGCAGTCTATTTGCGACCTAAACGAGATATTTAGGGACCTAGGGGCCATGATTGCAGAACAG GGTACCGTCCTTGATAGAATCGACTATAATGTTGAACAGTCCTGTATCAAAACTGAAGATGGCTTGAAACAGCTTCACAAG GCACGGCTGGCCGTTGCCTTGGCGGTCGGCTCATCTGAGGCTGATGGAGCCTTGGGAGCTGCTCCACACGGGGCCGGGCTCTCCAGACGGGTGAATCTGTCTGCGCTGAGGTTTCCTCCTGTGGCTGAGTGGCTCCTGGTGGGCGGGCAGGCTCGCTTAGGAAACAGACGTCCTGGTCAGAAGGTTGGTGGGGACGGGGAAGTAGGGCAGAGGAGGCTGCACGTTCTGAGCAGGTACGgccctcaggctgtctccttgCTTTCACCTTCACTGTGA